CACCGTCGGTCTTATTTTCTTGAACAGGTAGCGGAACAGGAAATACCCGATGATGGTGGAAAGTATGCTGTTCACTGCGCTGCCTACAAGAAATTCAACGCCTAAATTCCCTAACTTTTGAAGAAGCGTCGCGGTTTCCGTATATTCCACTTCTTCAACCGTCATAGGCGGATCCGCCCTATGGAAGGAACTCCGAAGGATGCGTCCTGTCGCATAATTGAAATAAAAAAGGACCGGCCACAAAAAAGACCCGAGCGCAGCGGAGATCACCGCCGCCACCGTATAGCCTCTCATGAATTTTGTAAGGGTGACAGAAAGTAAAGGTCCGATGCCGAAAGTGGGAAACCAACACGGGAAAAAGCCTGTTACTAACCCTAAAGCCACCTTATGCGCTCCCGTGTTAATTCGAAAAAGCCGAATTGCGCTATATCTGATTCTCCTGCCAACCTTCACTTCATCATCGTCCCCTCAAGCAGTATGCTGAACAAACAAGCAAGCCATCCCGATACGGATAACCCTTTAGAACATTATATCCTAAATCGAGACAGCCTTTCTCGCTCTCATTCGATCCCTAAACTTGTCCTCGATCTCGCGCCTTCTTCGTACAAACCGACCGAATCCTGGGAATAAAAATCCCGAGAAGATTTCCTTCATTTTCTATAC
Above is a window of Paenibacillus sp. DNA encoding:
- a CDS encoding DUF2062 domain-containing protein — protein: MKVGRRIRYSAIRLFRINTGAHKVALGLVTGFFPCWFPTFGIGPLLSVTLTKFMRGYTVAAVISAALGSFLWPVLFYFNYATGRILRSSFHRADPPMTVEEVEYTETATLLQKLGNLGVEFLVGSAVNSILSTIIGYFLFRYLFKKIRPTVMKWLKHSNGRKKLGMN